GACGCCGGCATCCTCGACCATACCAATGTCATCGCGCGCCCGCTCGACGCCGCCTCGCCGGTCCGCACGCTGGCGCTGGTCTGGCGCCGCGCCTCGCCGCGCGAACGGGATTTCCAGCTGTTGGGCGAGGTGCTGAAGGCCGCCGCCTGATGGCGATTGACGCGCAGTCGCAACAGGCGCAGCTTCTTCTTCTGGAGTTCGCCGTCTGTCGGGCATCGTGCCCGCCGCGGCCGCTCCGGTCGGGAGGTGTGTCTCATGGCTTATGCGGCTCGAATGGACAATTCGCGGCGTCTCACCACGATCGCCGGCGTCGCCGCGATCCACGGCCTGCTTGGCTACGTCTTCATCAGCGGGATGGCGGCCAGCTTCGTTCACAAGATGGTCGATCCCTTCACCGTCACCAACATCCCGATCGAGACCCCGCCGCCGCCGCTGACGCCCAAGCCGCCGACCCTGGAAAAGGTCACCCCGCAACAGACCACGGTCGCGCCGCCATTGACCGCCGTCGTGCCGATCATCACGACGCACACCGTCGATCCCGTCGTGGTGGTGCCGCCACCACCGATGACCGGCACGTTTGGCAATGGTGTGGTCACCGTCGATCCTCCCGTCGCGCCGGAAGCGGCGAGCAAGGCGGCCGGCGTCCTCGCCCGCGGCGACCGTAACCAGTGGATCACCACCGACGATTACCCGCCCTCGGCATTGCGCGGAGAGGAGCAGGGCGTCGTCGGGATCGCGCTGCGCATCGCTGCGGATGGTCGCATCGACTCCTGCACCGTGACGGCGTCGAGCGGGCACGTGGCGCTCGATCAGGCGACATGCCGGCTCTATCAGCGCCGCGCGCGCTTCACGCCGGCGCGCGACGATGCTGGCACCCCGGTGGCCGGCACGTTCACCGATCGGGTGCGCTGGCAATTGCCGCTGTAACTGGAAACCCGCAGCGGAGGAACACGAGCAGGACCGGGTGCGTCATTGCGGGCGTCGCGAAGCAATCCAGGCGCCCTGGTCCGGCGCCGAATTGGTTCGCCGCGCTCGCCATGACGAGCGTGAACGCACCGGCCGTCAGCGTTCGCGTTCCAGAAAAGTCAGATCCCATCGCCCCGTACGTGATCCGCGGCCTCGCCCTTCCGCCGTCAAGTCAGCAGCGTGCTCCGGCTCATGCCCGGAGCGACGGGATCAGGGCGTCCCCGTCGAGAAACGGCGCTGCCTGGGCCGGCGCCCCCGATCATCGATCGCGGCCTGGGCGGGATTGACGTTCAGCGCCTCACGGGTGCCCGGCTGCTCTCCGATGAAGATCGTCGACCTGCTCCGGCGAACCACGCTCCCGCGACCGGGCAGACTTGCTCCCTGCGCCCGTCATCGCGAGCGTAGCGATGCAAGCCACGTTGTCGTGCCTAACGCTGGATGCTTCGCCACGAGCGCACCGACGGCGCCTGCGGGTAATCGGGCTGATCGTCGATCGCGCCCTGGAGCGGTTTCGGATCATGTTGCGCCATCGGCACGCAGGGAGTTTCGATCCGCCGCAAGGCGCGAGGAGGGCGCGCTGCTCTGGCATCGCAACCGGGGAGCAACGCCGCGGCGGGCCGGAATCACCCCGCCGCGTAGCGGGCGCCCAAGGGCGATGACGGTGGTGCAACGTGGTCGGAAACCGCTCTAGCTCCAGCGCGCCGCCGCATCGTCGTCGGCGGCGCGCGCCTCCACCCAGCGCGCCTCGCCACCTACCGTCTCACGTTTCCAGAACGGCGCATCGGTCTTCAGCCGGTCGATCAGGAACGCACACGCCGCCAGCGCCGCGGCACGATGCGCCGAACATGCACCGACGAACACGATCCGCTCGCCCGGTGCCATCGGCCCGACGCGGTGAACGATCGTTGCCGCCGCGAGCGACCAGCGGGCGCACGCCTCTTCCGCCAGCCGCGTCAGCGCCGCCTCGGTTGCGCCGGGATAATGTTCCAGCTCCAGCGTGGCGACCCCGTCGTCGGCGCGCACCAGTCCGGTGAACGTCGCGACCGCCCCGCCCTGTTCCAGGGACTCAAGCTCGCGCGCCACATCGATCGCGTCGCGCGCGACGATCACGCGGATCATCCGCCAGTCACCGGCGGGAAGATCGCCACCTCGCGCGCACCCGCGATCGGCGCATCCAGCGCCACGAACGTCTGGTCGACCGCGGCGCGCAGCCGTGCCGGGTTCGCGAAGGCAGCGGCATGGCCTTCGCTACGCTGCGCCAGCCACGCGATCAGCCCGGCGACGGTGGCCACGTCGGCAGGCGGCGCGACGTCTTCCTCGCCCGTCCCGATCCGCTCGCGTACCCACGCGAAATACAACAGCTTCATGTGCGACCCCGATGATGACCGCGGACGAACGCGCGATCCGCCACGAAAGTGGCGTCGTTCAATCCATGTGCCGCAGGCCGACGCGCAGGTAATCCCACCCGGTGACGATCGTCAGCGCCGCCGCCCCCCACAGGCTGGCCAGCCCGGCGACCTTGATCCACGCCTCGCCCGGCGCTGCGCCCGACAGGATCAGCGCGCCCAGCGATACCAGCTGCAACGTCGTCTTCCATTTCGCCAGCCGCGATACCGGCAACGATACCTGCAACCCCGCCAGGAACTCGCGCAGCCCGCTCACCGCGATCTCGCGCAACAGGATCACCAGTGCGGCGATGATGTGCACGCCGGTGATCGCCGCGACATCGTCGTGCCGCGTGCCGACCAGCATCAGGATGACCGCGGCCACCATGATCTTGTCGGCGATCGGGTCCAGGAACACCCCCAGTTTCGAAACGGTGCCCTGCGCGCGCGCCAGGTATCCGTCGAAATAATCGGTGATCCCCATCAGGCAATATAGCGCGAAGGCGATCGCGAACCCCAGCGACCAGCTCGGCCACCACAGGAACGCCACGAGCAGCGGCACCATGACGATCCGCGACAGCGTCAGGATGTTGGGCAGGGACAGCATGGTCGCGACGTGGACCCATGGCGCAGGCGACGCAAGCACCTCCGCCATGAAAATCGCCGTTGGAACGCGCGCAGGCAGCCGCTATGGCTCGCCGGATTGTCAACTATCCGGGGGCCCGGTCCCGCGTCATGATAAATGCCCTCGGGCTTATGAAACGGCGGCGGTTCCTGCCGCTGTTCACCACGCAATTCCTAGGCGCCTTCAACGACAATCTCTTCAAGACCTCGATGGTGCTGTTCGCCACCTACGAGATATTTGCCGACGAAACGCAGGAAAGCTTTTTCAACGCGCTCAGCGCAGCGCTCTTCATCCTGCCGTTCTTCATCCTTTCCGCCCTGTCGGGGCAGCTGGCCGATTCGTCGGACAAGGCGCGGATCATCCGCATCGTGAAGACCGTCGAGATCGCGATCATGGCGGTCGGCGGTGCCGGGCTGCTGCTCGCGCGCACCGGCGCGGTCACGCTGCCGCTGGTGCTGATGCTCGCCGCGGTGACCGGGCTCGGCGTGCATTCGACGTTCTTCGGGCCGATCAAATACGCGATCCTGCCGCAGCATCTGGACGAGGACGACGTGCTCGGCGGCACCGGGCTGGTGGAGGCGGGCACTTATCTCGCCATCCTGCTCGGCACGATCGTCGCGGGCTTCGTCTATCGCTCGCCGGTGCTGGTCGTGCTGCTGACGCTCGGCGCGGGGCTGCTCGGGTGGCTCAGCGCGCGCGCGGTGCCGCCCGCCCCGCGGCTCGGGCCGAAGCTGAAGCTCGACTATAATCCGGTACGCGCGTCGTGGCGGCTGATCGCGGGCACGATGCACATACCGCGGCTGTTCCTGGCGATCTGCGCGATCAGCTTCTTCTGGACGATCGGTTCGGTGCTCATCATCGTCTTCCCGCCGCTGGTGAAGAACGTGCTCACCGCCGACGCCAGCGTCGCCAGCCTCGTGCTGGCGGTGTTCTCGATCGGCGTGGCGATCGGCTCGGTGGTGATCAACCTGATGCTGCGCGGGCAGATCTCCGCGCGCTTCTCGCCGATGTCGGTGATCGCGATGGGGCTGGCGGTGCTCGCCTTCTGGTGGGTGGTCGGGCTGTGGACACCGGCCCCGGAAGGGCATCTGTTCGACATGCTCGACTTCATCCGGCAACCGCACGCCGTGCCGGTGCTGCTCGCGCTGCTGGGCGTCGCGATCTTCGGCGGCATGTTCGTCGTCCCGCTCTACGCCTTCCTGACGACGACCGTCACCAAGGACCATACCGCCCGGACGGTCGCGGCGAACAACGTGGTCAATGCCGGCGCGATGACCTTCGGCTCGATCGCTGTCGCCGGCATCACCGCGCTTGGTGTCACCCCGTCGCAGTTGCTGCTGGTCGTGGTCGGCATGTGCGGCGTCTCGGCGCTGCTCGCGCAACGCCTGCATCGCGCGTGCGATTGAGGCGGAAGCGCTGAAGCTGGCGGAGGACGGACGCGAGGTCCGTCCTTCGGCGGGCGTCCGGACCTGACGCCGATCGATGGAACAGTAGCGACCTGCCTGACTGTTCGGGTGGCGCGGTCCGGTCGCCTCTCCACGCGGGATAGAGTGCGGGCCGCAACCCGGGGCTAGAAGAACAGCGTCGAGAAAGTGACGAAGAACGCTGCGAAGCTGAGCAGGAACAATCGCACGTCATTGTCCCCGCTCACGGCCGCCGGGACGCACGGCGGCGGCGGCAGGGTGCGGCGGAAGGGGTGCCCGGCACCCTCGTTCGTCATGACCAGTCGGCGTTGCATAGTAATGTCTTAACGCACCGTTTACGCTTTCGGCTACCGCACGCTGCGCGCACCGCTGTATCGTGTCGGGACATGCAGGAGACCGCGATGCCGCTCTACGCCTTCAAGGGGCAGCGCCCCGTCCGCCACCCCTCCGCCTGGGTCGCGCCCAGCGCCGACGTGATCGGCGACGTGGTGCTTGGCGAGGATGTCGGCGTGTGGTTCGGCGCGGTGATCCGCGGCGACAACACCACGATCCCGATCGGCGCGCGCAGCAACGTGCAGGAAGGCGCGATGCTCCATTCCGATCCCGGCACCCCGCTTCGCGTCGGCGAGGATTGCACGATCGGCCATCACGCGGTGCTGCACGGCTGCACGATCGGCAATCGCGTGCTGATCGGCATGGGCGCGATCATCCTCAACCGCGCGGTGATCGCGGACGATTGCATCGTCGGCGCAGGCGCGCTGGTGACCGAGGGCAAGACCTTTCCGCCCCGCTCGCTGATCGTCGGGAGTCCGGCACGCGCGGTCCGCGAACTCGACGACGCCGCGGTCGCCGCGCTCAAGGTCTCGGCGGCGCATTACGTCGCGAACGCCCGCGCTGCCGCCGACGGACTGGAACGCGTCGAATAGCGAACGGGACCGCCAGCACGCTCTCGGCAGGATTGCACGCCGCTCGGAAAAACCCGCTCCAGGGTGACGTGGCGTCAATCTTGCCACGCCCCTGCGCGCCGCACATAACCCGCACCTATGTCGATCCCGCCTATCCTGTCGCAGCTGCGGCTTCCCGTCATCGGCTCGCCGCTGTTCATCATCTCCAACCCGGATCTGGTGATCGCGCAGTGCAAGGCCGGGATCGTCGGCTCCTTCCCCGCGCTCAACGCGCGGCCCGCGGCGATGCTGGACGAGTGGTTGCACCGCATCACCGAGGAACTCGCCGCACACAACCGCGCACATCCGGATGCCCCTGCCGCACCGTTCGCGGTCAACCAGATCGTCCACAAATCGAACGACCGGCTGGAGGCAGATCTCGCAACCTGCGCCAAATGGAAGGTGCCGATCACGATCACTTCGCTGGGTGCACGCGAGGAATTGAACCGGGCCGTGCATGGCTGGGGCGGCATCACGCTCCACGACGTCATCGACGACCGTTTCGCGCGCAAGGCGATCGAGAAGGGCGCCGATGGGCTGATCGCGGTCGCCGCCGGTGCGGGCGGGCATGCCGGGCGGCTCTCGCCATTCGCCCTGATCCAGGAGATCCGGGCGTGGTTCGACGGCCCGCTCGCGCTGTCGGGCGCGATTGCCAGCGGCGGCGCCGTGCTCGCCGCGCAGGCGCTGGGCGCTGACTTCGCCTATATCGGCTCGGCGTTCATCGCCACCGACGAGGCACAGGCGGATGCGCGCTACAAGCAGGCGATCGTCGACGGTCGGGCCGCCGACATCGTCTATTCGGACCTGTTCACCGGCGTCCACGGCAATTACCTGCGCGCCTCGATCGTCGCTGCCGGGCTGGACCCCGATGACCTGCCCCACGGCGACCTCACGACAATGAGCTTCGCCTCGGGCGGCGCGGCCAAGGCATGGCGCGACATCTGGGGCTCGGGCCAGGGAATCGGAGCGATCGACGCCGTGGTACCGGCGTCGGAGCGCGTAGCGCGGCTGGCGGAGGAGTACCGGGCCGCAAGGACGCGTCTGCTACAAGGCTGACCGCCTGGCGCTCCTCGTCGCATCGAACCTGGCAGCGAGCCGCTAACCGCACCGCTCGCAAGCATTTCGTGGCTTGGGCTTAGGCTCCCTGCGGCCGCGAACAATCGCGGCCTCGGATCAGCCCGTGCCGACGACGAGCAAGCTCTCTCGCCGCCGCGCTTGAACCGAAGCTCCTGCCCGCGTCGACCTTGCCGACCGCCACGCTTGATCCGCAATCCCGACGGTTATCGACAGAAGAAGAACCGGCCCCTCGACTCAAGCCGGGGAGATGGAGCCAGGATGACGCGGAGCGCAGAAGCGAGCCGGCGCGTCACGCGGACGCTGGATTGCTTCGCTACGCTCGCGATGACGGGTGGACGGAGCGAACCTGCCCGATCGTGGGAACGCTGTCCCCCCGAACAGATCGATAATCTTGTTGGCGAGCAGTCCGGAACCCGCGAAGCGCCGACTGTCGATGCCGACTAGAAAGCCGTCGCCAGCCGGTCGAGCATCGAGCGTGCGGGACTTGCCACCGGCAGCTCGCCCGCGTGCGCGGCGTCGAGCAGCGCGACCCGGCGGTGCAACTCCACGCTGCTCACGATCACGCCGCGCGCCTGCGCCGGGAAGCGCTCCAGCACTTCGCCCTCGGTCGACGGCGCCGTACCCAGCCGCCGCGCCGGATCCAGCGCCTGCAATGCCGGCAGCTCTCCGGCCGCGACCGCGCGTTGCGTCAGCAGCCAGGCGATGACGTGCATCAGCCGCGTCGTCACCTTCAGTGATTCGCAACTGAACGCCACCCGTTCCATCGGCGGCAATGCCTCGCGCTCGGCACGCCCGCCCTCGTCGAAATAATGGCGCGCCTCGTCGGCCAGCACCATCGCCTCCGTGTAGAAGGAGTCGACAAGCCGTCGTTGCAATCGCGGATCATGGACGTGGTCGGCCATCCGCTTTCCTTGCCACGACCCCGCACGCGCCCCAAGCGCGTTCATCACCTTTGTCGCGGCATTCTGTCCCGTTATGCGCCGCCGCGCCGTAGATCAGGCGATGATGTCCGGGATCATGTCGTCTTCGATCGAAGCGATTTCGTCACGCAGCCGCAGCTTGCGCTTCTTCAGCCGCATCAGCTGCAACTGGTCGGACGATCCGCCATCGGCCAGCGCCGCGATCGCGGCATCCAGGTCGCGGTGCTCCAGGCGTAATACGCCCAGCCGCGCCGTCGTTTCCGCATCATCGCCAACGTCGTTCATCGCACGCGCCCCCGACCCCGAGTCGCGCCTGCATAGCGCAGCGCGCCGCGCGGCGGTGCCCCCTTTTCGCGACCCGTCGCACGATAGCCGCGAGTGGCCGAGGGCAAGCAAAAGTCACGGGACACAAGGTACGTTTCGTGGTTTCTTCCTTCTGCCTCTCAACCACGAAGGAGACTGCCCATGCAGACCGCTCACATCTCGGCCCTCGAGGCCAAGCATGCGACGCTCGACCAGCGCATCGCCGCCGAGTCGCAACGTCCCGTGCCCGACACGATCGTGATTGCGGAGCTGAAGAAGCAGAAACTGCGGTTGAAGGAGGAAATCACCTCCTCGCACTGATTGAAGCAAGGCGCCCGGCAGACACGGTTCCGCCGGGCGTTTCCTTACCCCTGGCAGCCCACGAGCCCGGCCAGCGGGATCACGACCGTGTCGCGCCCCTCGCGATCAAGCCGCAGCGTGGCACTCGGCACCGCGGCACCCGCGGTCAGGTTCTGCCGCATCTCTATCGTCAGTTGTACCGTCGCCACCGCGTCGCCAGCGCGGTAGACGTTTTCGGCATTGAACCCCAGCAGCGCGTTGCCGGTCGCGCCCGTTCGCGGCAGGTCGGTCACCTTGCCGTCGATCGTCACCCGCAGCGCCGCCGGGTCTGCCGTCACCATTGCCGCCAGCGTTCGCGTCGTTCCGGTCGTGAAGAGATACGCCGCGCAGCCACGCGACGGCAGCGCCTGTTGCGGCAGCGGACCGATCGGCAATCCATCGATGGTGGCGGTGGGTGCGGCGGCCTGCGCCGCCGCCAGCAAAAACGCGAACATCATGCCGCCATGCCTATCATGAGCAGCCACGCCGGGTAAGCCGCGATCGCCAGCAACGTCCCCAGCGGCAGCGCATCGTTTGCCGCGACCGCGCGCCCGCGCACGCGCTCGACCAGCACCCAGCCCAGCCCGATCAGCCCGGCGACCAGCAGCACCGCCGGCAGCATTCGCCATCCCAGCGCCAGGCCGATCGCGCCGAACAATTTGGGGTCACCGCCGCCCAGCCCGTCACGCCCCCGCCATCGCCGATAACCCGCCCCGATCAGCCACAATATCGCGAAGCCGCCCGCGCCACCGATCACCCGCTCGCCCAGCGCAGGCGGCGCCACCCACGCTCCGGACAGCGCCACCAGCGCCAGCGCCGCGACCAGCGGGTCCGGCAGCCAGAAATCGCGCGCATCCATCACCGCCAACACCAGCAACAGCCACCCGAATGCTGCCCCGGCCAGCGCGACCGGCGGGGCCGCGACCAGCGCAGCCGCCGCGCCTATCCCCGCGCACCCGATCTCGATCGCCGGGTGTAGCGGGTCGATCCGCGCCGCGCATAACCGGCACCGCCCGCGTGCGATCACCCAGCTCAGCAGCGGCACCAGTTCGTGCGCGCGCAGCGTCCGCCCGCACCCGTCGCACGCCGATCGCCCGCGCAGCACCGAACGGTCCTCTGGCCAGCGCACCGCGATCGTCGCCAGGAAGCTGCCGATGATGGCGCCAAGAATACTTAACGCCACCACTGACATCGACCGTCTCAGTCCCGCTTGCGAATCAGGTAGCGATACACGCCAAAGCCGTTGATGCCGAGCAGGACGCCGTTCTGCACGCCCAGTGGTTCGTCGCCGGTCAGCCACGCGCCGGTGATCCACGCGATCGAGGATGTGACGAAGATCGCCATGCCCCACCCGGTCACCCGGCGGCCATTGTCCAGCGACACCATGAACGCCGCGGCGATCCCGCTGATCGCGGCATACCATTTCAGTGCTTCGTCAATGCTTTGCATGAAGCCGCGCGTAGCGGTTTGCGCAAGGGGGGACGAGTGCCTAGATGGCGATCAAGATCAAGAGAGGAACCGCGGAACCATGGCCACCGATCCCATCGTCATCCTGTCCTATGCGCGCACCCCGATGGGCTCGATGCAGGGCAGCCTTTCCGCCCTGTCCGCGGCCGATCTCGGTGCCGCCGCAGTGAAGGCGGCCGTCGCCCGTGCGGGCGTGGACGCTGCCGCGATCGAGCGTATCTACATGGGTAACGTCCTGTCGGCCGGTGTCGGCCAGGCTCCCGCCCGCCAGGCCGCGATCCGCGCCGGGCTTGGCGAGCATGTCGAGGCGACGACGCTCAACAAGGTTTGCGGCTCCGGCATGCAGGCCGCGATCCTCGGTGCCGAGGCGCTGGGCGCCGGCTCGATCGACCTGCTGGTCGCCGGCGGCATGGAGAGCATGACCAACGCGCCATATCTGTCGAAGGCGCATCGTGGCGGCGCACGCTTCGGCCACGATCGCCTCTTCGATCACATGGCGCTCGATGGCCTAGAGGATGCCTACCAGCCCGGCACCGCGATGGGCGTGTTCGCCGAGGAGACCGCGCAGGAATATCAGTTCACGCGCGAGGCGCAGGACCAGTTTGCGATCGCCTCGCTCACCCGCGCGCAGGCGGCGCAGAAGTCCGGCGCGTTCGACCGCGAGATCGTCGCCGTCGAAGTGACCGGCCGCAAGGGCACCACCACCGTCGCGATCGATGAACAGCCAGGCAAGAGCGACGCCGCCAAGATCCCGACGCTGCGTCCCGCCTTCACCAAGGACGGCACGGTGACCGCCGCCAATGCGTCGTCGATCTCCGACGGCGCCGCCGCGCTGGTGCTCACCCGCTTGTCGGTTGCCGAGAAGCTCGGGATCACCCCGGTCGCGCGGATCGTCAGCCATGCCGCGCACGCGCACGCGCCGGCACGCTTCACCACCGCTCCGGTGCCGGCGATGCGCAAGGCGCTGGAGAAGGCCGGCTGGTCGGTCGGTGACGTCGACCTGTGGGAAGTGAACGAGGCGTTCGCATGCGTCGCGATGATCGCGATGCGGGAACTCGCGCTCGATCATGAGAAGCTGAACATCAACGGCGGCGCCTGCGCGCTCGGCCACCCGATCGGCGCCTCGGGCGCACGCATCCTCGCCACGTTGCTTGGCGGCCTTCAGACCACCGGCCAGAAGCGCGGCGTCGCCTCGCTGTGCATCGGCGGCGGCGAAGGCGTCGCGATGGCGGTCGAACTGATGAACTGACCGACAGCCTGCGGCATGGCGGGTCCGGCCTCGCGCCGGGTCCGCCATGCCGGGCTTATGGCTTCTCACGGTCGAATAGCCCCGCTCACCCTCCCTTCGTGCTCGAAGGGAGAGTGAGAGGATTGATCGGACGAGCGGCAATCCGAACTCGATCATGGTCCCGCGATCCAGAAAGCCGACCAAGGCGGGCTGGCCTGCTTCGCCAGGCTCGCAAGGCCTGGTGGAGAGAGCAGGTCCGCCCGATCGTGAGAGCGCGGTTCGCCCGAACAGGTCGATCAGCACCATTCGCCCGCAGGCCGGCACCCGTGAGGCGCTGAGTGTCGACCCCACCCGGCCCGCACGCGGACCAGTTCGGCTTGCCAGATCATAGGACCGCAACCGGGCTGCCGCGGCCCACGCGCCAGACATCGCACGGCCGACGCCACGAACACCGCTCGTCAGGCAGCTATGCTCCCGATGCACGTTAACCGATAATCGCCCTCGCGCGGTTGCGCTGCGCGCCACTTCCGGCGATCTCCCGCCACACCCCATCGAGGAGAAGAACGCGTTGGAAGTAGTATCGATCGTCCTCCTGTTGCTCCTCGCCGTGGTCGTCAGCGGCGCGATCGCGCGCATCCTGCCGGTCAACGTGCCCGCACCGCTCGTCCAGATCGCGTTCGGCGCGGCGATCGGCATGGCGGCGGATCTGCGCGTGACGCTGGTGCCGGAGCTGTTCCTGCTCGTCTTCCTGCCGCCGCTGCTGTTCATCGACGGCTGGCGCATCCCCAAGGACGAGTTGCTGAAGGACGTGCCGGTCGTCGTCGAACTCGCGCTCGGACTGGTCCTCACCACCGTCGTGGGGATCGGCTTCTTCATCGACTGGCTGATCCCGGCGATGCCGCTCGCCGTCGCCTTTGCGCTCGCCGCCGTCGTCTCGCCGACCGACCCGATTGCGGTGTCGGCGATCGCCGCGCGCGTGCCGATCCCGCGCCGCATGATGCACATCCTAGAGGGCGAGGCGCTCCTCAACGACGCTTCGGGCCTCGTCTGCCTGCGCTTCGCGATCGCGGCCGCGCTGACCGGCGCCTTCTCGCTTGCGGAGGCCGCGGTCGGCTTCGTGTGGCTCGCCAGCGCCGGCATCGCGATCGGCATTCTCACCACGCTGGCGATCACCCGTGCCAAGGCTTGGGTGTCGCGTCGCTTCGGCGAGGACATCGGCTCGCAGGTGCTGGTCAGCCTGTTGATCCCGTTCATCGCGTATATCGCCGCCGAGCACGTCCACGCCTCCGGCATCCTCGCGGTCGTCGCAGCGGGCGTCACGATGACCTTCGCCGAGCTTTCGCGGCAGGCGCTCCCCGCCACGCGGATGCGCCGCAACTCGGTGTGGGACACGCTGCAATTCGCGCTCAACGGCATCATCTTCGTGCTGCTAGGCGAGCAATTGCCGGTGATCCTCTCCGGCGCGCGGGAGACGGTGAAGCTGACCAACCACGACAATCCATGGTGGCTCGCGCTCTACGTCCTCGCGATCGTCGCGGTGCTCGCCACGCTGCGCTTCGTCTGGGTGTGGCTGTCGTTCCGACTGACCGTCCTGCGCCGCGGCGTGAACGATTCGCCGCTGCGCAGTCCGGACTGGCGCGTGTTCGCGGCGATGTCGCTGGCGGGCGTGCGCGGAGTCATCACGCTGGCCGGCGTGCTCACGCTGCCGCTGACGCTCGCCGACGGCACGCCCTTCCCCGCCCGCGACCTCGCGATCGCGCTGGCGGCCGGGGTCATCATCGTATCGTTGGTCGCGGCCAGCATCGGACTGCCGCTGGTGCTGCGCGGGCTGGCGCTTCCACCCGAGCCGTCCAAGCAGGGCGAGGAGAACCGCGCGCGCGTCGCCGCGGCGCGCGCCGCGATCCGCGCGGTCGATGCCGCGCAACACGATCTCGCGCAGCGCGAAGACGATGTCGACGTCTATACCGAGGCGGCGACGCGGATCATGGATCTCTATCGTGAGCGAATCCGCGTCCGCGTCGACGGCGCGCCCGAGCTGGCGCTGATCCAGCAGAACGAGCGGATCGATCGCCTCCTGCGCCTGTCCGCGATCCGCGCCGAACGCGAGGAGGTATTCCGGCTGCAACGCACCCGCGCCATCGGCAGCGAAAC
The genomic region above belongs to Sphingomonas phyllosphaerae 5.2 and contains:
- a CDS encoding energy transducer TonB, which encodes MAYAARMDNSRRLTTIAGVAAIHGLLGYVFISGMAASFVHKMVDPFTVTNIPIETPPPPLTPKPPTLEKVTPQQTTVAPPLTAVVPIITTHTVDPVVVVPPPPMTGTFGNGVVTVDPPVAPEAASKAAGVLARGDRNQWITTDDYPPSALRGEEQGVVGIALRIAADGRIDSCTVTASSGHVALDQATCRLYQRRARFTPARDDAGTPVAGTFTDRVRWQLPL
- a CDS encoding molybdenum cofactor biosynthesis protein MoaE is translated as MIRVIVARDAIDVARELESLEQGGAVATFTGLVRADDGVATLELEHYPGATEAALTRLAEEACARWSLAAATIVHRVGPMAPGERIVFVGACSAHRAAALAACAFLIDRLKTDAPFWKRETVGGEARWVEARAADDDAAARWS
- the moaD gene encoding molybdopterin converting factor subunit 1 codes for the protein MKLLYFAWVRERIGTGEEDVAPPADVATVAGLIAWLAQRSEGHAAAFANPARLRAAVDQTFVALDAPIAGAREVAIFPPVTGG
- the pgsA gene encoding CDP-diacylglycerol--glycerol-3-phosphate 3-phosphatidyltransferase; the encoded protein is MLSLPNILTLSRIVMVPLLVAFLWWPSWSLGFAIAFALYCLMGITDYFDGYLARAQGTVSKLGVFLDPIADKIMVAAVILMLVGTRHDDVAAITGVHIIAALVILLREIAVSGLREFLAGLQVSLPVSRLAKWKTTLQLVSLGALILSGAAPGEAWIKVAGLASLWGAAALTIVTGWDYLRVGLRHMD
- a CDS encoding MFS transporter, which gives rise to MINALGLMKRRRFLPLFTTQFLGAFNDNLFKTSMVLFATYEIFADETQESFFNALSAALFILPFFILSALSGQLADSSDKARIIRIVKTVEIAIMAVGGAGLLLARTGAVTLPLVLMLAAVTGLGVHSTFFGPIKYAILPQHLDEDDVLGGTGLVEAGTYLAILLGTIVAGFVYRSPVLVVLLTLGAGLLGWLSARAVPPAPRLGPKLKLDYNPVRASWRLIAGTMHIPRLFLAICAISFFWTIGSVLIIVFPPLVKNVLTADASVASLVLAVFSIGVAIGSVVINLMLRGQISARFSPMSVIAMGLAVLAFWWVVGLWTPAPEGHLFDMLDFIRQPHAVPVLLALLGVAIFGGMFVVPLYAFLTTTVTKDHTARTVAANNVVNAGAMTFGSIAVAGITALGVTPSQLLLVVVGMCGVSALLAQRLHRACD
- a CDS encoding gamma carbonic anhydrase family protein; translated protein: MPLYAFKGQRPVRHPSAWVAPSADVIGDVVLGEDVGVWFGAVIRGDNTTIPIGARSNVQEGAMLHSDPGTPLRVGEDCTIGHHAVLHGCTIGNRVLIGMGAIILNRAVIADDCIVGAGALVTEGKTFPPRSLIVGSPARAVRELDDAAVAALKVSAAHYVANARAAADGLERVE
- a CDS encoding NAD(P)H-dependent flavin oxidoreductase, with amino-acid sequence MSIPPILSQLRLPVIGSPLFIISNPDLVIAQCKAGIVGSFPALNARPAAMLDEWLHRITEELAAHNRAHPDAPAAPFAVNQIVHKSNDRLEADLATCAKWKVPITITSLGAREELNRAVHGWGGITLHDVIDDRFARKAIEKGADGLIAVAAGAGGHAGRLSPFALIQEIRAWFDGPLALSGAIASGGAVLAAQALGADFAYIGSAFIATDEAQADARYKQAIVDGRAADIVYSDLFTGVHGNYLRASIVAAGLDPDDLPHGDLTTMSFASGGAAKAWRDIWGSGQGIGAIDAVVPASERVARLAEEYRAARTRLLQG
- a CDS encoding DUF1465 family protein; this translates as MADHVHDPRLQRRLVDSFYTEAMVLADEARHYFDEGGRAEREALPPMERVAFSCESLKVTTRLMHVIAWLLTQRAVAAGELPALQALDPARRLGTAPSTEGEVLERFPAQARGVIVSSVELHRRVALLDAAHAGELPVASPARSMLDRLATAF
- a CDS encoding DUF465 domain-containing protein; the encoded protein is MNDVGDDAETTARLGVLRLEHRDLDAAIAALADGGSSDQLQLMRLKKRKLRLRDEIASIEDDMIPDIIA
- a CDS encoding YdcH family protein yields the protein MQTAHISALEAKHATLDQRIAAESQRPVPDTIVIAELKKQKLRLKEEITSSH
- a CDS encoding prepilin peptidase; its protein translation is MSVVALSILGAIIGSFLATIAVRWPEDRSVLRGRSACDGCGRTLRAHELVPLLSWVIARGRCRLCAARIDPLHPAIEIGCAGIGAAAALVAAPPVALAGAAFGWLLLVLAVMDARDFWLPDPLVAALALVALSGAWVAPPALGERVIGGAGGFAILWLIGAGYRRWRGRDGLGGGDPKLFGAIGLALGWRMLPAVLLVAGLIGLGWVLVERVRGRAVAANDALPLGTLLAIAAYPAWLLMIGMAA
- a CDS encoding thiolase family protein, which codes for MATDPIVILSYARTPMGSMQGSLSALSAADLGAAAVKAAVARAGVDAAAIERIYMGNVLSAGVGQAPARQAAIRAGLGEHVEATTLNKVCGSGMQAAILGAEALGAGSIDLLVAGGMESMTNAPYLSKAHRGGARFGHDRLFDHMALDGLEDAYQPGTAMGVFAEETAQEYQFTREAQDQFAIASLTRAQAAQKSGAFDREIVAVEVTGRKGTTTVAIDEQPGKSDAAKIPTLRPAFTKDGTVTAANASSISDGAAALVLTRLSVAEKLGITPVARIVSHAAHAHAPARFTTAPVPAMRKALEKAGWSVGDVDLWEVNEAFACVAMIAMRELALDHEKLNINGGACALGHPIGASGARILATLLGGLQTTGQKRGVASLCIGGGEGVAMAVELMN